CTCCGAACGTAGGCCAACGCGCCAATATTGAAGACCGTGCTATCGAATACACTAAAACCACCAGTATAAATTTTATCGGTGTAAAAAAAGAAAGAAGCCCGGATCAGAAAACCCATATTTACGATCCGGAGAATATTACGCTTTCGCATTCGTTCAATGAAACACTGAAGCATGATTTTGAAATCGAGGAATATGTTGACCAACAGGTGCGCAGTACCGTCGATTACAGCTTTAATTTCCAGCCGAAAGCGGTGGAGCCATTCAAGAAGACGAAATTCATGAAAAGCAGTTACTGGAAATTACTCAGTGATTTTAATTTCAATTACCTGCCATCGAGCGTGACTTTCAGTTCATCTATCCTCAGGCAATACAACCGCCAGCAATTCCGCCAGGTGGAAGGAATTGAAGGGATTGCGTTGCAGCCATTGTTCAGGAGGAATTTTATGTTCAACTATCAATATGGTTTCAATTACAACCTGACCAAAAATCTCAAAATCAATTATACCGGGGCTTCTAATAATATCGTAAAAGCATATGATGACCAGGGGTTGCTAATCGATACAATCTATGATGATTACTGGAATATCGGTGACCCGAACCAGCATACTCAGCAATTCATCCTTAATTATGAATTGCCGCTAAGCAAGCTTCCTTTCCTGAGTTTCCTGAAAGCGACCTACACTTACACCGGTGATTACAGCTGGCAAAGGGCATCAGAGGCGACATCTAACTTTGAAGACAGGGAAGGTAATTTCTACAACCTGGGAAATACGGTCCAGAATAACGGGGCGCATCGTATCAATACCACCCTGAACTTAGAATTATTGTATAAGTATTTAGGTTTGACCAAAACAAAGGCTGTGGCAAAAGCGCCTGCCAAAACAGCGCCGCCTAAGCCGGGACAGAAAGTGACCACTACGCAGGCGGCTCCGCAAAAAGAGCCAAATGTACTTGTGGATGGCCTGATCGGAGTGCTTACAAGCCTTAAAAACGTACAGGTGAATTATACCGAAAGCGCAGGTACCGTATTGCCGGGTTATTTACCGGGCGTCGGATTCTTCGGGACTTCAAAGCCGACTTTGGGGTTTGTTTTCGGTCTTCATGATGATGTACGCCAGTTCTCTGCCGAGCGTGGATGGCTGACCGATTATCAGGATTTTAATCAAAATTATACAGAAGTACTTAACAGGGAACTTGATGTGACCGCTTCAATGGATTTGTTTCCTGATTTCAAAATCGACTGGACGGCAAACCGCAGCTACACTGAAAATTTCTCTGAGCAATTTGACGTAAGCGATGACGGGCATTATAATTCCAGGGCACCATATACCACCGGTAATTATTCGATCTCAACCGTGCTGATCTCCACCGCTTTCGGCCGCAGTGATGAAAATGGTTCAGCTGCTTTTGACGATTTCAGGGAAAACAGGCTGATTGTCGCCGACCGCCTGGCTGCGGATAAATACGGGACAAGCATTCCCCGTTATGGAGATGCCGCCAATCCGATACCTGCAAATACTGATGATCCGCTTTACGAAACTTATGTCGCGAATGAAGGATTTCCTATCGGATACAAAAAAGACAACCAGGAAGTATTGCTTCCGGCATTCCTTGCGGCCTATACCGGCTCAGGCGCTTCCGGGGTATCGCTCAAGGCTTTCAGGAATATCCCATTGCCGAACTGGACCGTAAAATACACCGGACTGATGCGTTATAAATTCTTTAAGGACCGGTTCAAGCGATTTTCGCTGCAACATGGTTACAGGGCTTCATATACGATTAATTCTTTCAGGTCGAATTTTGAATTTGATAAAAATCCGAATCAAACCCTTCCGGAACCAGGCGATAATTTCAACACCAAATTGCTGATGTCGAACGTCAACCTCGTGGAAGCCTTCAGTCCGTTAATCAAAGTGGATATGGAAATGAAGAATTCCGTAAAGATCACCGCCGAAGTTAAAAAGGACCGTGCTTTGTCATTAAGCTTCGACAACAACCTGCTTACGGAAGTCCAGGGTATGGATTATGTCTTCGGGCTGGGTTACAGGATCAAGGATGTGGTGTTTAACTCGTCATTGGCCGATAACCCGCAGGGTGTTATCAAAAGCGACATTAATATTAAGGCCGACTTATCATTAAGAGACAGCAAAACCATCGTTCGCCATCTTGATTATGACAACAACCAGCTTGCCGGCGGACAGAACAACTGGAACCTGAAACTGACTGCCGATTATTCCTTCAGTAAGAACCTGACGGCCATTTTCTTCTACGATCATTCTTTCTCGAAAGCGGTGATTTCGACGGCTTTCCCCATCACGAATATCAGGGCAGGATTTACTTTGCGATACAATTTTGGAAACTAAATAGCAGAAAATTTCAGAATTAAAACGGTAAACAATACATTTGTAAAAAGCATTTAAAAACAAACTAAAACTATAAAAGATGAGCATTCCAAGCAGTTTAAGGTATACCAAAGATCATGAATGGGCAAAAATCGAAGGCGATATTGTCACCGTAGGCATCACACATTTTGCACAAAAAGAACTTGGTGATATCGTATATGTTGAAGTGGAAACCCTGGACCAGCATTTGGATAAAGATGAAGTTTTTGGTACTGTTGAAGCCGTAAAGACCGTTTCTGACCTGTTCCTGCCGATTGCGGGAGAGATAATAGAATTCAACGAATCACTGGTGACCAATCCGGAAATAGTAAATAAAGATCCTTACGAAGAAGGCTGGATGATCAAGATCAAAGTGGACGACGCAGCGGATTATGAAAGCCTGCTTACCGCCGACCAATACAAGGAACTCATTGGCGCATAAAAAGAAATTCCTCTGGCTGGCACTATGCTGGACCGCTGTTGTGGCTTATTTTTGCCTGATCGATTTTAATGAGTTGCCGAAAGTAGGCGCAAAGAATTTCGATAAAGTGGGCCATCTTACATTTCACTTCGGGCTTACGGCAGTCTGGTTTTTATATTTCAGGTTCCAAAGGCTCAATGACAATAAAAAGGCGCTATACAAAGCTTTCGGGTTTTCATTCGTTTACGGTGTAATGCTCGAAATCGTCCAGGCGAATTTTACGGATACCCGAAATGGTGATGTTTTCGATGTTGTCGCCAATACCGTTGGCGGATTGCTGGCGGCGCTGACTTTCGCGCTTTTGGTAAAACCACTAAAGCCTCGAACAGAATAATAGCAAAAAATAGTCCCGCTTCGGTGGGATTTTTTTATTTTTATCACCGATATAAAGTACCGACAAATGACAGACATCAGGCAATACCTGGATTCCACATATCTTAAGACGGCTGAGCAGACAGGACTGACCGAGGCAGAAAATGCTGCGGTGGCGCGCGAGTTCATTCAGGAGGCCATTGACGGGCATTTCAAGTTGATTATGATCCGGCCCGAAATGGTATCTTTTGCAAAAGCGATGGTTGAAAAGGCATCATCGAAATTGCTCGTCGGGACGGTAATCGATTTTCCGTTTGGCCTGTCACCACTGGAAATGAAGATGGCCGAAGCCGAAAAAGCCATTGAGGACGGCGCGGACGATCTTGATTTCGTATGCAATTATGAGGCCTTTAAAATCGGTGATGTTGAAAGGGTGCGTGATGAAATATTACAGTGTACTGCGCTTGGACTTGCGGCAGGAAAAACCGTAAAATGGATTATTGAGGTTGCGGCTCTGGACAACCAGCAAATTGTGCGCCTTTCAGCATTGATCAAAAATGTGGTGGTCACCCATTTCAAGGAAGATTCGTATGCTTCGGTTTTTGTAAAATCGTCAACAGGATTTTATAAGACGCAAAACAACCTGCCAAACGGCGCCACAATCCCGACCATCACCATGATGATTGAAAATGCGTATCCTTTACCAGTAAAAGCAGCCGGTGGCGTGCGTTCTTTTGAAGAAGCCGAAGCGATGATCAGGCTTGGCGTAAAACGTATCGGGACATCTTCTGCGAAAGCGATTGCCGAAGGGAAAATTTCCAAAACCGGTTATTAAACTGAAAAACTTAAAAATGAAATACACTTTACTTTCTTTATTTTTTTTAATGCTTTTCGGAACGGCTAAAGCCCAAAAAACCAGCGAACAGGTCCCGGTTTTCCCGAATTGTGAAAATAAAAATCCACAGGAGCTCGAAAATTGCTTTTATGCCCAGTTGCAGGATTTTGTATTCAATAATTTCAAAGTGCCTGAAAACCTGGTGCAGAACAATTATAAAGGGAGTGTTAATGTGCTTTTTGAAGTCGATTCCGCCGGAGCTTTCAAAGTGCAGTATGTCGATGCGATTTATCCGGAACTGATTAAGGAATCCAAAAGGCTTTTCTCGACTTTGCCAAAAGTGAAGCCCGCAACTTTCAATGGAAAACCGGTTTATAGTAAATTCACTTACAAAATAGCCATCCCATTACGCAACGAAACTGTCACACAGGCGGAGCAGAAAAAAGTTCAGGATGCTAAGGTTTTAAAGGAAAAGGAACTCACAGAAATCGACAGCCTTCCGTATAAAAAATTCGACAACCCCATTTTGAAAAGCCGTTTGTATGTGCCTTTCACACACAGCAATTATGCGCGTTTTGATGCCGCATTAAACCAGGTGGGAAGCAACAATCACACGGGTTCGAAACCGCTGACTTATGAGGAAGTGACGCAATACTATGATCTGGCCGCTGCCAATAAAAAATTGCTGAGGGGAAAAACCGGCTGGTGGGGCAAAAAGATATGGGATGAGAACTTCGTACAATTCCAGGGCGAAGGCTATTGGCTGACACTGAACCCGATTATCGACCTGAGGCTTGGAAAAAGCAAAGGAGAGCAGTCGGTTTCTACATTCCAGAACACACGTGGCGTACAGTTGCAGGCGGGTTTGGGCGACAATCTTGTCTTTACTTCGACAATTTATGAAAGCCAGGGGCGTTTTGCAGGTTATTTCAACCAGTATGCCGAATTGATAAAACCGGCTGGTGGCGATCCTGCGATCATTCCGGGTGTCGGGATAGCGAAAAGGTTTAAGGCCGATGCATACGATTTCCCTTCTGCGGAAGCGAACATCACTTATACACCTTCAAAATTCATCGACCTGCAGATGGGTTACGGAAGGAACTTCATCGGTGATGGCTACCGTTCGTTATTGTTAGGCGATGCGGCGAGTCCGTATCCGTATATTAAAGTGAATACCAAATTCTGGAAAATAAAATATACCAATACGTATTTGTGGCTTAAGGATGTGCGTCCCGGAGTCATTGAAGACCGTACTTATGCCACAAAATTCATGGCAAACCATTACCTGAGCTGGAATATCAATAAAAGGATCAATCTTGGTTTTTTTGAATCGGTGGTGTGGACGAACAGCAACGGGCGGGGTTTCGACATGAATTTCATCAACCCGATTATTTTTTACCGTACGGTCGAATTCACATCATCAGCACGAAGCGGAAATGCCGTACTGGGTTTGACAGGAAAATACAAATGGAGCAACAGCATCAATTTTTACGGACAATTCATTTTGGATGAATTTTCGCTCGGCGCTGTAAAGGACCAGAACAAAAGCTGGCTGAACAAATCCGGGATCCAACTCGGAGCCAAATATTATAACGCCTTTTCCATCGACAATCTTTTGCTGCAATTTGAATACAACGCGATACGTCCGTATGTGTATTCCCATAGCGATCCGCTTACCAATTATGGGCACAATAACCAGAGCATGGGCCATCCCTGGGGCGGGAACGCGCGCGAAATCATTGCGATCGCACGGTACAATACGGGACGTTATTTTGCAGATGCGAAGCTGACTTACGGAATCCGCGGTTTCGATTTCGATTCGGCTGCCGATGCATTTAATTATGGTGGAAACATTTACAAAAACTATAATGAAGGCCGCCCGTTTGATACCGGTGTTGCCATTGGGCAGGGCAATAAGACCAACATTGTGATTGCCGATCTGCAGGCGGGTTATATCGTAAATCCGGTGACCAACCTGAAACTGTTTGCCAGCCTGATCTACAGGAGTTTCGATCCGGAAACGGAAACTACTGCGGTTTTTAAGGACAATACGACCTGGTTTTCTGTTGGCGTGAGGGCGGATTTATTTAACTGGTATTTTGATTATTAGGAAGTTGCAAAGTTTCAAAGTAGCAGGGTTGCAAAGTATCAAAGTGTCCGGTTTTTTTTTAAAATTTTGGATGGAGTTCTTATTTCAGCTGCTCGCTGTGACTGCCAACTGAGACTGCCAACTGCGACTTAAAATAATTTGCGCAATCACTTTCGATAAAGTACCTTTGCGCCACTAATAACACCGTTTTGAGCGCGACCGCAAATACCTTTTCCATCAAATCCATTTTTCTTGATTTTAAGGAGATCACCAAGGCAGGATTGGCGATAAGCGTTTTGTTTTCGTCGATAGCCGGTTACCTGCTGGGTTTTGATGAGGCACACCCGTTCAGCTGGAGCGTTTTGGCTATGTTGATGATTGGCGGTTATTGCATGGTTGGCGCTTCCAATGCGTACAACCAGGTGATTGAAAAAGACCTTGACGTGTTGATGGACCGCACGAAGAACAGGCCGGTGCCGTCGGGCAGGATGTCGTCAAACATGGCGCTTTTCATTGCAAGTTTACTGACGATTATCGGATTGATATTGTTGTATATGATTAATCCGAAAACGGCCATGTTCGGCGCGATTTCCATTTTTCTTTATACGAGTATTTATACACCTTTGAAAACGGTGACGCCTTTGTCGGTTTTTGTGGGTGCATTTCCGGGTGCTATCCCGTTTATGCTGGGCTGGGTTGCTGCGACGGGCGATTTCGGGATTGAAGCCGGGACCCTTTTCCTGATACAGTTTTTCTGGCAGTTTCCGCACTTCTGGGCGATTGGGTGGTTTTTATATGAAGATTATGAGAAGGCCGGATTTTTTATGCTGCCTTCCGGCAAAAGGGACAATACTACGGCTTTGCAGGTCATCCTTTACACGGCATGGCTGATTGGCGCTTCGCTGATCCCTTTCGTATTGCCGTATTTTGCAGTAACGAAATTATCGCTGTCCATTGTCGCTGCGGTATTGGTTTTGGTTTTAGGATTATGGCTGCTGTCGCATGGCATACGATTATACAGGCAAAGAACTGCGAAAGCTGCAAAAACTTTGATGCTTGCCAGCGTAGCTTACATTACGCTTTTGCAGATAATATATATAGTTGATAAATTTTTACGATAATGATGCAGATGACCTATACACAAGAAGAAAGAGAAAAAGTAATACGTTCCAAGAAAATGCTGCTTTGGTTTGCGATGATCAGTATGATCATGGTTTTCGCGGGATTGACCAGCGGCTATATTGTCAGTAAGAAACGTGAGGATTGGGTGCCTTTTGACCTGCCGATCGCTTTCACGATCAGTACAATCCTTATTTTAATAAGCAGCGTGACATTTCACCTGGCCAAAAAATCCATCCAGAAAGACAATCGCGGCGCTACAAGCCTGTTTCTTTTGATTACTTTAGTGTTGGGAAGCTTGTTTGTGTATTTCCAGTTTGCGGGATTCCATGAATTGTACGAAAGGCAGCTTTTCCCGTCGGGGAGTTCGAGTAAAATCACGGTTTCCTTCCTGTATGTTTTCGTGATTGTGCATTTGGCGCACCTTGCAGGAGGATTGATTTCACTTTTGGTTGTAATTTATAATCATTTTAAACAAAAATACAATTCGGGTCAAACCCTTGGATTAGAGCTAGGTGCGATGTTTTGGCACTTTCTTGATTTTCTTTGGCTGTACCTGTTTTTATTTTTATATTTCTTTAAATAAGAAAAAAACGTAAATTTGGGAACTTTTTAACGAATAACTTTTATGGAAGCGACAGCTACTACTGCAAACAACGAAGTGAAAACCTGGGGCGGCGGCAATGAGCCGTTAGGTGCCAGCTACGGTAAACTGATGATGTGGTTTTTTATCGTCTCAGATGCCTTAACATTCTCAGGATTCCTTGCTGCATATGGTTTTTCAAGATTTAAATTTATTGAAACGTGGCCTACGCCGGATGAGGTATTTACCCACTTTCCGTTCATGCATGGCGTCGAAGCACCAATGTACTATGTAGCACTGATGACGTTTATCCTGATTTTTTCGTCTGTGACCATGGTGCTAGCCGTGGATGCCGGACATCATTTGAATAAGAAGAAAGTTACTTTTTATATGTTCCTGACCATCATCGGTGGTTTAATATTCGTGGGCTCACAAGCCTGGGAATGGAGCAACTTTATAAAAGGCGAGTATGGAGCAATCGAGACCAAAGGCGGAAGCCTGCTGCAATTCGTCGACGACCATGGCAACAGGGTGGCACTTGAAAAGTTTGTTGTCCAATTGCCTGAAGAACGGGAACAATTGTCAAGAAGCAAAGCCAAATGGTTTATGGATGAAAGTACATTGGCTACTTATTCCGTAACTGAAGTACAGGCTGCTTTTATCGCACATCCTGAATTGAGGGTAAGGACTGAAGTGAACTACCGTACTGATAATAAGGATTTGATGGCAGATGCTACTGTTGATCATGGCTTAATGAAAACAACAGCGCACAAACACAAAGCCATCCTGACCCGCGAGGCATCATTGAAAAGGATGGAAAATGCCCATTTAGTGGTAGAAGGTGCAAACCTGAAAAGAAATGAATATGGAAGCAAACTGTTTGCAGATTTCTTCTTCTTCATTACAGGTTTCCACGGTTTCCACGTATTTTCGGGAGTGATCATCAATATCATTATTTTCTTTAATGTGCTTTTAGGCACTTATGAAAAGAGAAGAAGCTACGAAATGGTTGAGAAAGTCGGTTTGTATTGGCACTTCGTAGATTTGGTTTGGGTATTCGTATTTACAGTTTTCTATCTGGTTTAAAATTTAAAATTTACTATCATGGCACACGGTCACGAGCATGTTTCAAATACAAAAAGAATCTGGACAGTTTTCGGAATACTTTCTGTTATAACAATTATTGAAGTTTGGTTAGGGATTGAAAAACCGCCCCTACTTCACGAAAGGCACTTATTAGGGATGAATCTCTTAAATTGGCTTTTTTATATCTTAACTATTGTAAAAGCTTATTTTATTGTATGGGCCTTCATGCACATGGAAGGTGAAAAAGCAAGCCTTCGCTGGGCAGTGGTGCTTCCGGTGATTTTCCTGGTACTGTATTTGCTTTTTATACTTTTGACCGAAGCAGATTATATATTCGAGGTGTTTAAGAATTCTACCATAAAATGGAATTTTTAACAACATATTAATTCAGAAAAAAGGGTACGCATTGCGTACCTTTTTTTATTTTTGCAACATATTTATTCCCCTTTCCCGATGAAGAAAAACCTGGTCCTTTTTGTACTGTTCGTACTGCCGATTGTTGCCTATCTTTTCTTCGCTTCGGGTATAAACAGTTTTTCGAAATTGCCAACCGTGACACCTAAAGTTCCTGACTTCCCATCGTCATGGAAAACCATTGAAGGCAAACCGGTAACGCTCACTGGCAAAATCACTGTGCTGGGGTTCGGCGGAAAAGATATCTTGAAGAACCGGGGCAACCTCTTCAACCTAAACCAGAAAATCTACGAGCGATACCACGAATTCAAAGACCTGCAATTTGTAGTGGTTTGTCCTGAAGGTACACAGAACGATGCGCAGCGCATCCTGAAAGCCATGGCATCTACAACCGATATTGAACAATGGCATTTCGTTTTTGCAAAAGACAGTGAGATCAGTTCCTGGTTTGATTCGCTGAAACTTAAAGGAAAACTCAATATTGATTACGGTACTGAAAATGTCTATATCCTTGATAAGGAGCGGAATCTACGCGGCAGGAAGGACCCAAAGGAATACAAGGAAGGCTACAGCACTTTCCATCCGTCAGAGCTTAGCAACGAAATGCTCGACGATTTTAAGATCATCCTTTACGAATATAAAGCGGCTTTGAAAAAGAACAACCTGCAACTCAAAAATACCCCGGAAAATGGCGAAGAATAAGTCGTACATCGGAATTTCATTCATCATACTCGTTTTCGGCATTTTAGTGATTCCGAAAATTGTGGAACGCGTCAAAAATGGCGACATCGTAAAAGCCGACCGTTTGAATATGGTGGAAGGCGGTACGAAAAAATCTTCCGGTTTATTCACTAAAGGTAAAGCGCCTGATTTTATCCTTACCGATCAAAACGGCAAAACCATCACCAACAATGATTATAAAGGCAAAGTGTATGTGTTGGAATTTTTCTTTTCCACCTGCCCTACAATCTGCCCGAAAATGAATGCGAATATGCTCAGGCTGCAGGAAGCATTTTCAGGAAATAAAAACTTCGGACTCGCATCGATCACCATCAATCCTGAAAATGATACGCCTAAAGTATTAAAGGAACACGCCGACCTGATTGGTGTCACTTCGGAAAACTGGCACATGATGACTGGCAAACGCGAGTACATTTTTGACCTGGCCAATAAAGGGTTCAATGTTTTCGCGGGCACGCTTCCGGATAAAAGTAATGGCGGCTTTGAACATTCCGGCCTTTTTGCATTGATTGACAAAAATGGCAACATCCGTTCAAGGCGCGATGAAAGCGGCAATCCAATCGTGTATTATGACGGACTCAGTCCACAGGGAATAGCACAAATTAAAGAAGATATCAAAATTTTACTCGAAGAATAATGGAGCATACCAGCATAGTTGAACAGAAATACAATAAATGGATCGTAGTGTTGTCAATCGCAATTCCGCTTGTAGTGGCATTGCTGTTCAGTGTTAAATTAAAAGACCTCGGTTTTAATGTACAACCTTTAAGCTTTCTCCCACCGATTTATGCCGCAATCAATGGTGTAACGGCAATATTGCTGATTGCTGCAGTATGGTCGATAAAAAATGGAAAACGCAAACAGCATGAAACGCTGATGAAAATTGCCATCGGCTGTTCCGTAGCTTTCCTGGCGATGTATGTCGCTTACCATATGACAAACATAGACACGAAATTCGGAGATGCGGATCACAACAGCATCCTCGATGATGCCGAAAAACTGGCAGTAGGCCCAGTCCGATACCTTTATTATTTTATATTGATTACACACATCACTTTGTCGATCGCAGTAATTCCGATGGTGCTGGTTTCCTATGTGAGGGCTTTGGCAGAACGCTTCGACAGGCATATGAAAATATCAAAAATCACTTTCCCGATCTGGTTATACGTCGCCGTTACCGGAGTAGTGGTTTATTTAATGATTGCTCCTTATTATGCTTCTTAAAAAGGTGCAGGGTTCAGGATACAGGGTTCAGGTTTTTATCCTGATGCTTTGTGGCTCCTTATTTTCATTGCCTGCAAATGCGCAGTGTGCGATGTGCCGCGCTGTGCTTGAAACGGAAGATGGTGGGCAAAAAGGGGAAGCCGTCAATGACGGAATCGTATACCTGATGGCATTCCCCTATCTTTTGGTAGGAATATTAGGGTATGTTATTTACAGGATGATGACTAAAAAAAGCAAAGAAGATCCTACTTCAGCCCATCAACCTTAATATCTACTTTTCCATCGATTGTCAAAAATGCAATAATCGCCTTATTGGTCAATTGCATTTTCTTAAACCCAATTTCACTCATCGTGCCATTCACGAAAACGCCCGGCATAGGCGAATAATTTTTCATGTATTTCAGGATATTCTGTTTTCCTTCTTCCAGATTTGGTTTGATGGAGTAACGACAACTTTCCTGTATTTTTTTCAATATGTATCCGGAAGCCAGCCAATTTGCGGCACGGACCAATTTGCTTTTCGTATCGATTGCATAATCCAGCTGGTCGAAGAAAATTTCTTTCGTGGATTCATTGTATTGTGGAAATCCCGCCAGGTAAATCGTTCCGGTAACGCTGCCCAGTAAATCCAGTGCAATCACCATCTTCCCATCTTTATGCCACAGATTTACATTCTGAACGGTAACTTTCTTGCTGCCAGAGCCAAATTCCTGTCCCTGGAAATTCTTCGTCATAATCTTCGAAGCATCCTTAAAAGTCGAAACCGCAACGATATTGGCCGTAATC
This genomic stretch from Flavobacterium pallidum harbors:
- the gcvH gene encoding glycine cleavage system protein GcvH — encoded protein: MSIPSSLRYTKDHEWAKIEGDIVTVGITHFAQKELGDIVYVEVETLDQHLDKDEVFGTVEAVKTVSDLFLPIAGEIIEFNESLVTNPEIVNKDPYEEGWMIKIKVDDAADYESLLTADQYKELIGA
- a CDS encoding VanZ family protein, with amino-acid sequence MKACLPPTNTRNSLAHKKKFLWLALCWTAVVAYFCLIDFNELPKVGAKNFDKVGHLTFHFGLTAVWFLYFRFQRLNDNKKALYKAFGFSFVYGVMLEIVQANFTDTRNGDVFDVVANTVGGLLAALTFALLVKPLKPRTE
- the deoC gene encoding deoxyribose-phosphate aldolase, with the translated sequence MTDIRQYLDSTYLKTAEQTGLTEAENAAVAREFIQEAIDGHFKLIMIRPEMVSFAKAMVEKASSKLLVGTVIDFPFGLSPLEMKMAEAEKAIEDGADDLDFVCNYEAFKIGDVERVRDEILQCTALGLAAGKTVKWIIEVAALDNQQIVRLSALIKNVVVTHFKEDSYASVFVKSSTGFYKTQNNLPNGATIPTITMMIENAYPLPVKAAGGVRSFEEAEAMIRLGVKRIGTSSAKAIAEGKISKTGY
- a CDS encoding energy transducer TonB; the protein is MKYTLLSLFFLMLFGTAKAQKTSEQVPVFPNCENKNPQELENCFYAQLQDFVFNNFKVPENLVQNNYKGSVNVLFEVDSAGAFKVQYVDAIYPELIKESKRLFSTLPKVKPATFNGKPVYSKFTYKIAIPLRNETVTQAEQKKVQDAKVLKEKELTEIDSLPYKKFDNPILKSRLYVPFTHSNYARFDAALNQVGSNNHTGSKPLTYEEVTQYYDLAAANKKLLRGKTGWWGKKIWDENFVQFQGEGYWLTLNPIIDLRLGKSKGEQSVSTFQNTRGVQLQAGLGDNLVFTSTIYESQGRFAGYFNQYAELIKPAGGDPAIIPGVGIAKRFKADAYDFPSAEANITYTPSKFIDLQMGYGRNFIGDGYRSLLLGDAASPYPYIKVNTKFWKIKYTNTYLWLKDVRPGVIEDRTYATKFMANHYLSWNINKRINLGFFESVVWTNSNGRGFDMNFINPIIFYRTVEFTSSARSGNAVLGLTGKYKWSNSINFYGQFILDEFSLGAVKDQNKSWLNKSGIQLGAKYYNAFSIDNLLLQFEYNAIRPYVYSHSDPLTNYGHNNQSMGHPWGGNAREIIAIARYNTGRYFADAKLTYGIRGFDFDSAADAFNYGGNIYKNYNEGRPFDTGVAIGQGNKTNIVIADLQAGYIVNPVTNLKLFASLIYRSFDPETETTAVFKDNTTWFSVGVRADLFNWYFDY
- the cyoE gene encoding heme o synthase yields the protein MSATANTFSIKSIFLDFKEITKAGLAISVLFSSIAGYLLGFDEAHPFSWSVLAMLMIGGYCMVGASNAYNQVIEKDLDVLMDRTKNRPVPSGRMSSNMALFIASLLTIIGLILLYMINPKTAMFGAISIFLYTSIYTPLKTVTPLSVFVGAFPGAIPFMLGWVAATGDFGIEAGTLFLIQFFWQFPHFWAIGWFLYEDYEKAGFFMLPSGKRDNTTALQVILYTAWLIGASLIPFVLPYFAVTKLSLSIVAAVLVLVLGLWLLSHGIRLYRQRTAKAAKTLMLASVAYITLLQIIYIVDKFLR
- a CDS encoding cytochrome c oxidase subunit 3: MQMTYTQEEREKVIRSKKMLLWFAMISMIMVFAGLTSGYIVSKKREDWVPFDLPIAFTISTILILISSVTFHLAKKSIQKDNRGATSLFLLITLVLGSLFVYFQFAGFHELYERQLFPSGSSSKITVSFLYVFVIVHLAHLAGGLISLLVVIYNHFKQKYNSGQTLGLELGAMFWHFLDFLWLYLFLFLYFFK
- a CDS encoding cytochrome c oxidase subunit 3; the encoded protein is MEATATTANNEVKTWGGGNEPLGASYGKLMMWFFIVSDALTFSGFLAAYGFSRFKFIETWPTPDEVFTHFPFMHGVEAPMYYVALMTFILIFSSVTMVLAVDAGHHLNKKKVTFYMFLTIIGGLIFVGSQAWEWSNFIKGEYGAIETKGGSLLQFVDDHGNRVALEKFVVQLPEEREQLSRSKAKWFMDESTLATYSVTEVQAAFIAHPELRVRTEVNYRTDNKDLMADATVDHGLMKTTAHKHKAILTREASLKRMENAHLVVEGANLKRNEYGSKLFADFFFFITGFHGFHVFSGVIINIIIFFNVLLGTYEKRRSYEMVEKVGLYWHFVDLVWVFVFTVFYLV
- a CDS encoding cytochrome C oxidase subunit IV family protein: MAHGHEHVSNTKRIWTVFGILSVITIIEVWLGIEKPPLLHERHLLGMNLLNWLFYILTIVKAYFIVWAFMHMEGEKASLRWAVVLPVIFLVLYLLFILLTEADYIFEVFKNSTIKWNF
- a CDS encoding SCO family protein, coding for MAKNKSYIGISFIILVFGILVIPKIVERVKNGDIVKADRLNMVEGGTKKSSGLFTKGKAPDFILTDQNGKTITNNDYKGKVYVLEFFFSTCPTICPKMNANMLRLQEAFSGNKNFGLASITINPENDTPKVLKEHADLIGVTSENWHMMTGKREYIFDLANKGFNVFAGTLPDKSNGGFEHSGLFALIDKNGNIRSRRDESGNPIVYYDGLSPQGIAQIKEDIKILLEE
- a CDS encoding DUF420 domain-containing protein; the encoded protein is MEHTSIVEQKYNKWIVVLSIAIPLVVALLFSVKLKDLGFNVQPLSFLPPIYAAINGVTAILLIAAVWSIKNGKRKQHETLMKIAIGCSVAFLAMYVAYHMTNIDTKFGDADHNSILDDAEKLAVGPVRYLYYFILITHITLSIAVIPMVLVSYVRALAERFDRHMKISKITFPIWLYVAVTGVVVYLMIAPYYAS